The genome window GAGTAACCatctaaaaagcaaaagaaacactTACCTGCCAACCTCTCAAGCATTTCATCAATAAATGGGAGTGGAAAATGGTCTTTCCGAGTTGCGGCATTTAACTTCCTAAAGTCAATGCACATTCTCCACCCATTTTGCAATCTCATTGGCACTAactcattcttttcatttttcaccaaCGTGATTCCAGTTTTCTTGGGAACAACATGGACTGGACTTACCCACTGGCTGTCagaaataggaaaaataattcCTAATTCTAAGAGTTTGAGAATCTCTTTCATCACCACCTCCTTCATTGCGGGATTGAGCTTGCGTTGATGCTCTCTCACGGGTTTTACGTCCTACTCCAAAAGGATGTGATGCATGCAAATGGATGGATTGATGCCTTTGATGTCTGCTAACGTCCATCCAATTGCTGGTTTAAATTCCCGTAAGACCCGTAAGAGCCTCTCTTCTTGCAACGCAGTTAAATCATTGGCAATGATTACAGGCAAAGTCTGATTATCTCCCAAGTAAGCATATTTCAAATGCTCGGGCAGTTCCTTCAATTCCACATTAGGTGCCTGTTGAACAGAAGGTAGAATTCTTTCATTAGAAGTGGGTAATGgtagaaaagaattttcaaaCCTGCTTGGAAGCGGATGTAGTGAATGTAAAGACATGATAGCTTCTTTGACTTCCTCCTCCTCCATGTCGTCCACTTCCAAATTGGTCTTGCCTTGTTGTAAGACAAAGTCCAACTTGTCCCCCATGAAATTCTGTTCAAaattctcttgcacaatggtgTTAGTCATGCCAACAAAATTTACAGACTCAGTATCCATAGGATGCTTCATTGCATCAAAAATATTGAAAGTGACCTTCTCTCCATCAAATTCCACAGATAAAGTCCCTTCATGTACATCTATTTTAGTCCTTGCTGTACTCATGAAGGGTCTACCCAAAAGAATCACTGCTGAATCAGTAGAGTATTCATCATGCATATCAACAATGTAAAAATCCACAGGAAAAATGAATTCATTGACCTTTACTAGAACATCTTCAACTAGGCCCTCAGGGTAGACATTAGACCTATCTGCTAGTTGAATGATTACCCTAGTTTCTTTGAGGGGTCCTAAATTCAAAACtttaaaaattgaaagaggCATGACATTTATTGAAGCACCTAAGTCAAGCATGCTTTTTTCAATTCTGTGATTGCCAATTATGCATGGTttagtaaacatacctggatccTTGCATTTCTGAGGCAATTTCCTTTGAAACATCGCTGAGACATTCTCTCCCACCTTCACCTTGTCATCCAGACTCAACTTATTGCGATTAGTGCATAAGCCCTTCAAAAATTTAGCATATTTAGGCAATTGCCTAATAGCATCCAATAGAGGAATATTGATCTCCACTTTCCTGAAGGTGTCCAAAATCTCTTGCTCAGGTTCTACCTTTTTGGCTCTTGTAAGCCTGCCAGGAAAAGGAGGAGGAATGTCAACTTTCTTTGAGACTTCAGAGGATTGTttctcatcttcctcttccacctTCCTAggcacttcttcttcttcggcgtgggcacgcctaggAGACTGTACCTCCTTGCCACTCCGTAATTGCATTGCACTGGCATTCTCCTTGGGATTAGGAACTACTTGAGATGGTAACTTCCCTCTATTGCTATTTTCCAGGTTGCCCATGGAAGTTGCCAATTGAGACATCTGTGCTTCCAAATTCCTAATGCTAGCACGAGTCTCTTGTTGAAATCTGTGAGATTCCTGCTGAGATCTTTGAGCCTCTTGCTGTAATTGACTCGTGCTTTGGGCCAGTGACTTCACCATATCTTCAAGAGACATGTTTGAATTGGAAGTGGATGGTTGTTGCACTGGTGGTCGTGGCTGGAAATGTTGTTGAAAACCAGGTGGTTTTGAAGCATAGCTAAAGTTAGGATGATTTCGCCACCCTGGGTTGTAAGTGGGTGCAAAAGGATCATTCTTTCGTGGTGGTGGTCCAGAAAAATCTCCCACTATGTTGGCTTGTTCAGGTGAATCCTCCTGGAGAGTTGGGCACATGTCAGTCATGTGTCCGGGAGCAGCACAGATACCACAAGTCTTCACGGACTGTAATTGCCCCCTTGCCATTTGACGAACCAGAGAGGTAAGCTCAGATAGTTTACCCTCTAAGTCAGAGTGATTCACTTCATTGACCCTTTTTATTGCTCCATCAGCTCTCACTCCAAATTGTTGGGAATTTTCAGCCATGGTGGAGATCAATAACGTGGCTTCGTCTGTGGTCTTGTTAACCAGAACACCGCCACTAGCTGCATCTAACATGCTCCTATCCATGGGTGATAATCCCTCGTAGAAATATTGTATTAAGAGCTGGTCCGGGATTTGATGATGTGGGCAATTGGCACACAGTTGTTTAAAGCGCTCCCAGTACTCATATAGAGTTTCCCCATTCGCCTGCCTAACTCCACATATTTCTTTCCTTATATTGGCGGCTCTAGAGGCAGGAAAAAATTTCTCGAGGAATCTTCTCTTCAATTCTTCCCACGTAGTGATGGATCCAGACGGCAGGTAAAATAACCAATCTTTAGCCTTATCTGCCAAAGAGAAAGGGAAGGCTCTCAACTTGATGTGGTCCTCAGTGACTCCTTGAGGTTTCATTGTGGAGCACACCACATGAAATTCTTTCAAGTGTTTATGTGGGTCTTCACCTGCAATACCGCGAAAAGTAGGAAGTAAGTGAATAAGACCAGATTTAAGCTCAAATGCCTCTTCCGTGTTAGGAAATGTAATGCATAATGGCTGCTGGTTCACGTTAGGAGTTGCCAACTCCCTCAAAGTTCTTGGAGCTGCCATTGCTACTCGGGGAATATGCACTTCTTCTTGTTCAGATTCACTTGATGAATCACTGAAAACAAACTCTTGCTTAGATTCTGAAGGTGACGTTGAATCTTGTTGCTTACGCAACTTTGCCTCCTTGGTCAACCTTCTTGCAGTCTTCTCGATCTCTGGATCAAATTCTAATTCTCCTGTACGAGAAGATCGaggcataaaataaaattaaaaaaaataataaaaattaaaattaaaataaaaaaaaaaaaataataataataaaaataaaaataaaaataaaaactaaagccTGTGCAATAAGTCACTTCAAACACCagttccccggcaacggcgccaaaatttggtgggtgtcaaactaccaaaaataaaatttatattagacctactaccaaaactgaatgagtatagtggtgagtagggtcgtctcctcagggaacaGGTAGGCAAATCACACAGAAAAATGGGGGGGGGGTTTTCTTAGCAGTAGTACCAACTAattaaaaaggaataaaaactgaaatttaaagttGAGTAAGATAGCAGGAaccaaattacacaaataacaattaattaaaacaacctAGTCAAGGAATTAATCTTGGCACTGAAGCACACAACTGATCACAGATACAAAAGACAATTCATATACTCACGAATAAACTGGTTATAGTGGTCAAGTGACGCGCCCAACCaccaatctttccttaattttatgGTAGTCAAGAGACGCTCATAAACTACCCTCTTGTGACTAGACAACCCCAGAAACGCTCACAGGATTTAATGTAGCCACagcattaagaattagaaagacccaattCTAGATGACAAACACACATGCGGGTTTATTTAGGCTAGATTAATTATCCCCACGATCCAAATTAGACCGCTTGCGAGGCGGTGAAATTGTCTCGTTTGCCACTAATCAAGATGTTTAAAGGCTATGCGCCAACATCCTAATTGGCTATCAATTAATTAGACAATCGAATAATAGGCCTAATTATCCAATAAATCTAAACAATAATAATTCAGGGAAAAATAGAGAataatcaaatacccatgaacatataaattaaaaataaaacaattaaaacaatctCACAGTTATGGTGCTCCAATCCTTGATTTATTCCTCAACTAGATAAAAGAACTAGCCTTGCCGCATAATCATGAAGCAATTCATAGTTTTCATGATGTTTTTGCTGAACCCACGACGAAGTGAAAAACAATCCGGCCGCTAAGCGACTAACAATGATAAAGCAAAAGCCGAGAGAAGAAAAGTCCAAGACGAAGATGCGAAAACGAAAAAAGGTCTGCCGGCGTCTGACGGCTAGggaacaaaaataagaaaactagAGCTAATCTCTCAATTCACAAACGTCaaatccttttcttttggtcttTTCCGCCTTTTGTAGCCGCCAGTAGTCTTCAAAGGGTTAGGAGGCCCACAACTTTTGTTTTAAGGTTCCAATCCAGTGCTTCGGGTTCACGTGGACCATGGTCCGTCTTTCGGTTTTGTCCACCTTCTAAGGCGTGGCCACGCCCTGAGACGaaaagtcttctggaaatttacCTCGCGAGATCATCTTTCATGCCTACCACCTACAATTAACACAAATACTAATTATGAGCAGAAATCCAATACTTTGCATACTAAACTGCCAAAATTAAGACCAAATAACCacaaataaaatgcataattatATCCCCATCAACAACTATTAGAACTCAAAGCATCATGCACCATTTTTTATTTTCGCCACACAACAGAAACCTCAAACTATAAAACAGGAAAAGTTAGTAATTTTGTCCAAAAAAATTAGTAAGAGAAGAGATGATTGAAATAATTTTGtcataaaaacagaaaaattagtTATTGATTTTATTTATCCATCATGTAGAGATTTGATTAATagtgaaaaaattatttattttgttacttCAGCTATTGTTAATGACACCAATTTTACATTGATAAAAGTTGGTCTAGAGAGTGAAGTGTCAGTGACAAGAATTGCTAAAATAtagctttttttaaaaaattttgagaaagtaAAAAActaagttcccaaaatatttgactttttttttgacaagatatttttttttgacaacctatttaaggacaaaatattttttttgacaaCCTATTTAATCATTAGGGTATAAGTTcattatttacaaaaatatttaaggAAGGGAAGAGATACCAATGTAACAATTTCTTTGACACCACAATTGTAAAACTTGTGCCAAAAAGATATTTTTACACATAAATTTTGaaccctatttttttccttttctgctcATAGCAaaaccattttcattttttttttgtttctgtaTTGTACGCTATTTTAGCTGTCAAATTTAACACATAATGACTAGTATTCATTCTCACTCTTACTCTTACATCTATAGTTCTAAGAATACTATAGTTTTTAATGTAGTAGTTATGTTTACTAGAAAAATATCAAGCCATTCTTACAACACATAGTTTCCCAAAACGGAGTAACATTTTATAAATAAATTGGAATAATTTTGTTAATGATTTTATGCTTTTTCACCAATATATTCAATACGGCCACTTTTAAAGATGTAGAGGGACAAAATGAGCCTGATTTTGCCCTCAAAGCGACAAATACATCTTTAAAGCAGTGCAAATATAGCTTCAACACGAGTGTGATTTACCATTGCAAGATTTTTAAGCATGCAGAAGGATCTCCTCTATCTAATACGAACCTGAACAAGATATTATTCCATAatctgatcaagatagatcttTCCTCTGTCTGGTACGAACCTGATTCTCCAAGGACCGCATCACACAACATATAGCTGCAAATTTTTCTGGGTCCTAGCTATGTGCTTCCGTCCTAGTACATACCGCGGATGTCTTTTAAGTGTCAAATGAACAATACATACACTCAGGGGGATATAGCAATTTTATAATAACTAACTTCTTCCTACTGCACCATGCATATTTGGTAGATAGTTGCTGCAAAAAGCTGTCCTCTGCACTTGACAAACAAAATTTTGTTGGAAGCAATAATATGTTTAATCATCCACTTAAGCTTCCTGTCCCAATCCTGTACAAATCCAAAATACGGGCATGCAAATAACAAATGAGATAAAAGTTTCAGTGGCATTAAAGCACACAGCTCACACATAGGATTAATAGCCAAGCCTCATGAACACAACCTGTctttggtgctcaaaacttttCCTACAAAGCAAGCAGCAGAATGAACGACTGCCTTAAGTAAGACACCCCACAACTGAGTGTCAAGAATTTTATTGAGCAATTGCACTCAAAATAGCAAATTAAATAGCAAGCTCAAGGGTCATTATGTCAATATTGGTAAATTCTCATATTATCACCAAAACCACAACTTAAAACTTGGCCCAATTATCTTCCAATATTTAAATTCTAACTGACCCTAGAATTATTATAGAGGTGATAACATTAGTTTTACCACATAACGGTCCAAAACAAGTGGGCATTAGTTAGATAAGTTTTATTGCATGAAAACCCATGCCTTTAAAATTAACATTTCCTTCCCTTTTATTTAACTTTTGTTTGTTTATACACTCTTGATGAAAAACCCAAGTGgacgttttttttttgttttaaagtttTTTCCTAAGCATTTTTTGGTCCCTGATTTGTATGTTTTGCAAATTTCTGGGCATTCATTTTGTTTTAAGATCAATTTGAAGACTTGGTACAGTGGTAAAAAATATAACTTGACCACTTTGCCCCTCTTAAGATGGTTGGTAAAGGTTGGGTGACCAAGTTGACCCAAAAGTAAAAGTCAAAGGACGACAATGTCTCAAATTGAAGTTAAATGACAAAAAGTGGTTCAAGAGAAAAAATTAGGAGACTATTTGGgtgatttgttttgaaaatgcttGGCTCGCATTTGCTTGAAAAGTTCGGGAGCTAAGCCCTAACTTGGCCGGCTAGAGCTTGGGTTTGAACAAAAGACTCGATTTAATTATTAGCGTGTGTATGTCAGCATCGACCATGAATAACTATGACAATGGATAAGCAAATATGTCTTTACCCTTTGCATCTTCATACTTTCGAAAGCCCAGACCCATTCTTCTGTACTTGGACTAGCCAATTTCGTTAAAAACAAGTGATATTTGAACAATAGTGGAGGTTGACCATTCAAGATACCATTTTGCACTACCACTAATAAAACAAATACTGTTAATCATCTGAATTTGAACTGTAATGAATAAATTGGTTTGTATTTCTCCTTTTTGTAGAGCGAAAAGGTTTCTAttacaaaaaaaagaatatttggtttgataaaatttgaggaaatctaaaaaataaaccctaagaTTTGAGGTAGGGGTGTGAATCGGAATCGAAATCGTTAATTCAAAActttgaaatcgaaattttggtatcagaattttcgaccgatttcgatttcgaattcactaactccgaattcaattcggaattCGGTAAATTTCGATTTCATCGAATTCATgaatattaaaattattattatataaatgttatattacatatatataaaaaatattatgtatatatgaaaatgaAATAGGAATTTTCGAATCACCaaattcaaaaatataaaaattattattataatataaaagttgtattatatatataaaaatatgaaaaatggatttgaaattgaaatcggaattcttcaatttcgaattgtgaattcgaaatcgaaatttcCGATTTGAAAAATCCCATTACCGAATTCGACCTGATTTTGTCGAATTCGAAATTATATATTCTGATTTCCATTCCGAATTATCGAATTTGAAATTacgaattcaattcgaatttAGTTGGTAAATCagaatttttcgattttgcacactCCTAATTTGAGGTGCATTTGCATTTGGCACCAGATTAGTTAAGAATTTTTCCCACAAGCTTCTTTTCAAGGCCTCCTCGTGCACAGTTTCAAGACACAATCTCTTTCTCCATCCTTGTTTCTCACAAATACAGAATACCTTCTCTAACACATTTCTATCTCTCAAACATATATTTTCACATATAAACACATACTTTCCCTCTCACACATGCAAGCTTTTGAAAACTAATTCAATGTAAAATTAAAGTATAATTGTATTAAACTATATACTGCATATTGATAGGATTTTGTTAGGCCATATGGAAAAGAATATCTTTACTCCATTTTCAAAGTTCAATTCATTATCAAACACATATAACTTTAAAAACTGAGTAAGTTAAGGTTGAACACTTAGAATTAATACAGCGAACACTAGCTCTAGATGATATAGAAAAATCTTAGTGGAGATTTTTgaatcaaaattaaaagaatacaatcatttttttttttgcgataGAAgcttggcggctagggtttttaGGTACGGAAAACTCGCTACCCTGTGCATGGCGGATCCTAAGCCGCCGGACCTGGGTGGTGGCAATGCCAGAAGCTTTGCGGCGGTTGTGGCGGGCAGGTCAGCTGCTGCAGTGGTCCATGAAGGCATCGGCGAAATTTCTCTTTACCGTGGGGAACCTGCGCTCCGTCTCTCGAGGCAGGAGATGATGACCTTGGCTGCGCCTTACCGGAATGCTTTGGTGGGGAGGTTCCCGGCTTTTAGGCCCTCAATGGAAGCTGTACGCAAGCTCTTTATTTCTCT of Coffea arabica cultivar ET-39 chromosome 5c, Coffea Arabica ET-39 HiFi, whole genome shotgun sequence contains these proteins:
- the LOC140007667 gene encoding uncharacterized protein, translating into MPRSSRTGELEFDPEIEKTARRLTKEAKLRKQQDSTSPSESKQEFVFSDSSSESEQEEVHIPRVAMAAPRTLRELATPNVNQQPLCITFPNTEEAFELKSGLIHLLPTFRGIAGEDPHKHLKEFHVVCSTMKPQGVTEDHIKLRAFPFSLADKAKDWLFYLPSGSITTWEELKRRFLEKFFPASRAANIRKEICGVRQANGETLYEYWERFKQLCANCPHHQIPDQLLIQYFYEGLSPMDRSMLDAASGGVLVNKTTDEATLLISTMAENSQQFGVRADGAIKRVNEVNHSDLEGKLSELTSLVRQMARGQLQSVKTCGICAAPGHMTDMCPTLQEDSPEQANIVGDFSGPPPRKNDPFAPTYNPGWRNHPNFSYASKPPGFQQHFQPRPPVQQPSTSNSNMSLEDMVKSLAQSTSQLQQEAQRSQQESHRFQQETRASIRNLEAQMSQLATSMGNLENSNRGKLPSQVVPNPKENASAMQLRSGKEVQSPRRAHAEEEEVPRKVEEEDEKQSSEVSKKVDIPPPFPGRLTRAKKVEPEQEILDTFRKVEINIPLLDAIRQLPKYAKFLKGLCTNRNKLSLDDKVKVGENVSAMFQRKLPQKCKDPGMFTKPCIIGNHRIEKSMLDLGASINVMPLSIFKVLNLGPLKETRVIIQLADRSNVYPEGLVEDVLVKVNEFIFPVDFYIVDMHDEYSTDSAVILLGRPFMSTARTKIDVHEGTLSVEFDGEKVTFNIFDAMKHPMDTESVNFVGMTNTIVQENFEQNFMGDKLDFVLQQGKTNLEVDDMEEEEVKEAIMSLHSLHPLPSRFENSFLPLPTSNERILPSVQQAPNVELKELPEHLKYAYLGDNQTLPVIIANDLTALQEERLLRVLREFKPAIGWTLADIKGINPSICMHHILLE